From one Thalassospira lucentensis genomic stretch:
- the scpA gene encoding methylmalonyl-CoA mutase, giving the protein MTRIPDFSDLPLFDGATSGPTSPAITTPWTTPEGIDVKAVFGAEDLAGLDHLNTMPGMPPFLRGPYPTMYVQQPWTIRQYAGFSTAEESNAFYRRNLAAGQKGLSIAFDLATHRGYDSDHPRVTGDVGMAGVAIDSIYDMRTLFDGIPLDQMSVSMTMNGAVLPVMALYIAAAEEQGVKHEQLSGTIQNDILKEFMVRNTYIYPPKPSMRIISDIFAFTSQNMPKFNSISISGYHMQEAGATADLELAYTLADGIEYARAGQAAGLPIDKFAPRLSFFWAIGMNFFMEIAKMRAARMIWAKLIKQFDPQSPKSLSLRTHSQTSGWSLTAQDVFNNVIRTCVEAMASTQGHTQSLHTNALDEALALPTDFSARIARNTQLFLQQESGTTKVIDPWGGSYYVERLTRDLAEKAWAHILEVEEQGGMAKAIEAGIPKMRIEEAAARTQARIDSGRQTLVGVNKYRATDDRPVDVLQVDNAEVRRQQIAKLERLRAERNNTDVESALTALTNAADQGSGNLLELAVQAARSKCTVGEISDALEKVYGRHQAVIRSISGVYKTEVGAGNEALDKVDRLVNEFEQSEGRRPRILIAKMGQDGHDRGQKVIATAFADLGFDVDIGPLFQTPEEAARQAVENDVHIVGASSLAAGHLTLVPQLRAELDKLGREDIMIVAGGVIPPQDFDKLYEAGAEAIFPPGTVIAEAACDLLEKLKESTSEEAA; this is encoded by the coding sequence ATGACCCGGATTCCGGACTTTTCCGATCTGCCGCTGTTTGATGGCGCGACTTCCGGCCCGACCAGCCCGGCAATCACCACCCCCTGGACCACCCCCGAAGGCATCGATGTCAAAGCCGTCTTTGGCGCGGAAGATCTGGCGGGACTGGATCATTTAAACACCATGCCGGGCATGCCGCCTTTCCTGCGCGGTCCCTATCCAACCATGTATGTCCAGCAACCCTGGACGATCCGGCAATATGCCGGTTTTTCGACCGCCGAAGAATCCAACGCGTTTTATCGCCGCAACTTGGCGGCGGGCCAAAAGGGCCTGTCGATTGCCTTCGACCTTGCCACCCATCGCGGCTATGACAGCGACCACCCGCGTGTGACCGGCGATGTCGGCATGGCCGGTGTTGCGATTGACAGCATCTATGACATGCGGACCCTTTTTGATGGCATTCCGCTCGATCAGATGTCGGTCTCCATGACCATGAATGGCGCGGTTCTGCCGGTGATGGCGCTTTATATCGCGGCTGCCGAAGAACAGGGTGTGAAGCATGAACAGCTTTCGGGCACCATTCAGAATGACATTCTGAAGGAATTCATGGTCCGCAATACCTATATCTATCCGCCGAAACCCTCGATGCGGATCATTTCGGACATCTTTGCCTTTACCTCGCAAAACATGCCGAAATTCAATTCGATCTCGATTTCCGGCTACCACATGCAGGAAGCCGGGGCGACGGCGGACCTTGAACTGGCCTATACCCTTGCCGATGGCATCGAATATGCCCGTGCCGGGCAGGCTGCCGGGCTTCCGATTGATAAATTCGCGCCGCGTCTGTCGTTCTTCTGGGCGATTGGCATGAATTTCTTTATGGAAATCGCCAAAATGCGTGCGGCCCGCATGATCTGGGCCAAACTGATCAAACAGTTCGATCCACAGAGCCCCAAATCGCTGTCATTGCGGACACACAGCCAGACATCGGGCTGGTCACTGACAGCCCAGGATGTGTTTAACAACGTTATCCGCACCTGTGTCGAGGCGATGGCATCAACACAGGGCCACACGCAGTCGCTTCACACCAACGCCCTTGACGAGGCATTGGCCCTGCCGACCGATTTTTCGGCGCGCATTGCACGTAACACGCAGCTTTTCCTGCAACAGGAAAGCGGTACGACCAAGGTCATCGATCCGTGGGGCGGGTCCTATTATGTCGAACGCCTGACCCGTGATCTGGCGGAAAAGGCATGGGCCCATATCCTTGAGGTCGAAGAACAGGGCGGCATGGCCAAGGCGATTGAGGCCGGCATTCCCAAAATGCGCATCGAAGAAGCGGCTGCGCGCACACAGGCCCGCATCGATAGCGGCCGTCAGACACTGGTGGGCGTGAACAAATACCGTGCCACCGATGATCGTCCGGTCGATGTTTTGCAGGTCGACAATGCCGAGGTCCGCCGTCAGCAGATCGCCAAGCTGGAACGTCTGCGCGCCGAGCGCAACAATACGGATGTTGAAAGCGCCCTGACCGCCCTGACCAATGCCGCCGATCAGGGCAGCGGCAATCTTCTTGAACTTGCCGTGCAGGCCGCCCGGTCGAAATGCACGGTGGGCGAGATTTCCGACGCGCTTGAAAAGGTCTATGGCCGTCATCAGGCGGTGATCCGGTCGATTTCGGGGGTCTATAAAACCGAAGTCGGTGCTGGTAACGAGGCACTGGACAAGGTCGACCGGCTGGTAAACGAGTTCGAACAATCTGAGGGCCGCCGCCCGCGCATCCTGATTGCCAAGATGGGGCAGGACGGGCATGACCGCGGCCAGAAAGTCATCGCGACGGCCTTTGCCGATCTTGGCTTTGACGTCGATATCGGCCCGCTGTTCCAGACACCCGAAGAAGCCGCCCGACAGGCGGTTGAAAACGATGTCCATATCGTCGGCGCCAGTTCGCTTGCGGCTGGTCACCTGACACTCGTGCCGCAGCTTCGTGCAGAACTGGACAAGCTTGGCCGCGAAGACATCATGATCGTTGCCGGTGGCGTTATCCCGCCGCAGGATTTTGACAAACTTTACGAAGCCGGGGCCGAAGCGATCTTTCCGCCCGGAACCGTGATTGCCGAAGCGGCCTGTGACCTGTTAGAAAAGCTGAAGGAATCAACGTCCGAGGAAGCAGCCTGA
- the meaB gene encoding methylmalonyl Co-A mutase-associated GTPase MeaB, with the protein MTETAPKSAPQNAPETLRTISGGPKGQPRKTVRRRVLSTDEIVDGILAGDRTILSRAITLVESRNARHFDQAQDVLSRLMPHTGGSQRIGITGVPGVGKSTFIEAFGKNLTKAGKKVAVLAVDPTSARSGGSILGDKTRMNELSIDPNAYIRPSPSSGYLGGVNRMTRETILLCEAAGFDVVLVETVGAGQSETMVAQMTDFFLVLMLPGAGDELQGIKKGVLEIADLIAVNKADADPAKAREAKREYSSALRILQPSSHHWRPQSIMVSALINDGLDQVWDLINQHRTIMENEGEFAAKRARQQRDWMWTMLRDRLLETFTARQDVAGRLKALEADVLAGSTNPTAAVEEMLGLIKSPQK; encoded by the coding sequence GTGACAGAAACTGCGCCAAAGAGTGCGCCCCAAAATGCGCCGGAAACGCTGCGCACCATATCGGGTGGTCCCAAGGGCCAGCCCCGCAAAACGGTGCGCAGACGGGTTCTTTCAACCGACGAGATTGTCGATGGCATTCTGGCCGGTGACCGCACCATTCTGTCACGCGCGATCACGCTGGTCGAAAGCCGCAATGCCAGACATTTTGATCAGGCGCAGGATGTTCTTTCGCGCCTGATGCCCCATACCGGCGGATCACAGCGGATCGGCATTACCGGCGTGCCCGGTGTCGGCAAATCCACCTTTATCGAGGCATTTGGCAAAAACCTGACCAAGGCCGGGAAAAAGGTCGCCGTGCTGGCGGTTGATCCGACCAGTGCGCGGTCAGGTGGTTCGATCCTGGGTGATAAGACCCGGATGAACGAACTTTCGATCGATCCGAATGCCTATATCCGCCCATCACCCAGCAGCGGCTATCTGGGCGGGGTCAATCGCATGACCCGCGAAACCATTTTGCTGTGCGAGGCCGCCGGTTTTGACGTGGTCCTGGTCGAAACTGTCGGGGCCGGTCAAAGCGAAACCATGGTCGCCCAGATGACCGATTTCTTTCTGGTTCTGATGCTGCCCGGTGCCGGGGATGAATTGCAGGGGATCAAGAAAGGCGTTCTTGAAATCGCCGATCTGATCGCGGTCAACAAGGCCGATGCCGACCCGGCCAAGGCCCGCGAAGCCAAACGCGAATATTCATCCGCCCTTCGTATCCTGCAACCCAGCAGCCATCATTGGCGCCCGCAATCGATCATGGTTTCCGCCCTGATCAATGACGGGCTTGATCAGGTCTGGGATCTGATCAACCAGCACCGCACGATCATGGAAAACGAAGGCGAGTTCGCCGCCAAACGGGCGCGTCAGCAACGTGACTGGATGTGGACCATGTTGCGCGACCGGTTGCTTGAAACCTTTACCGCCCGCCAAGATGTTGCCGGTCGGCTCAAAGCCCTTGAAGCCGACGTGCTGGCCGGATCAACCAATCCGACCGCCGCGGTCGAGGAAATGCTTGGATTGATCAAGTCCCCACAAAAATAA
- a CDS encoding tRNA dihydrouridine synthase: MTHLVLAPMEGLVDWRVRQLLSATGGFDLCVTEFIRVSQNLFPAHVFYRYCPELLQGGKTASGTPVLVQLMGHDPELMGENAAFAASLGAPGIDINFGCPSKTVNKREAGASLLKCPDNLFNIVSAVRRAVPDHIPVSAKIRLGYADKELFLDNSRAVEAAGAQHLTVHARTKLEGYKPPAHWEYLARIRDAISIPMTANGEIWTVADYAKCRDISGCTSFMLGRGAIAAPDIANRIKASEAGQNLEKQSWSDVLTMLLTYIDLMSADDTTENHQAGRIKQWVAMIRKGHEQAADCFDEIKRIRDIHELRAKLTMDRDNPDNQRKNVPIAAE; encoded by the coding sequence ATGACGCATCTGGTGCTTGCACCAATGGAAGGACTGGTCGACTGGCGCGTTCGGCAATTGCTGAGTGCGACGGGCGGGTTTGACCTGTGCGTGACCGAATTTATCCGTGTGTCGCAAAACCTGTTTCCGGCCCACGTGTTTTACCGTTATTGCCCCGAACTGCTTCAGGGTGGCAAAACCGCATCGGGCACGCCGGTTCTGGTGCAGTTGATGGGACATGATCCCGAATTGATGGGCGAAAATGCCGCCTTTGCCGCGTCCCTTGGCGCACCGGGGATCGATATCAATTTCGGCTGTCCGTCCAAGACGGTGAATAAACGCGAAGCCGGTGCATCGCTTTTGAAATGCCCCGACAACCTGTTCAACATTGTTTCCGCCGTTCGCCGTGCGGTTCCCGATCATATCCCGGTCAGTGCAAAAATCCGTCTTGGTTATGCCGACAAGGAACTGTTTCTGGACAATTCGCGTGCGGTCGAGGCCGCCGGTGCGCAGCACCTGACAGTGCATGCACGCACCAAGCTTGAAGGATATAAACCGCCCGCACATTGGGAATATCTGGCGCGCATCCGCGACGCCATTTCAATCCCGATGACGGCCAACGGCGAAATCTGGACGGTCGCGGATTACGCGAAATGCCGGGATATTTCCGGTTGCACGTCCTTCATGCTGGGCCGCGGCGCCATTGCCGCCCCCGACATCGCCAATCGCATCAAGGCGTCTGAAGCGGGCCAGAACCTTGAAAAACAAAGCTGGTCCGATGTCCTGACGATGCTTTTGACCTATATCGATCTTATGAGTGCCGATGACACCACCGAAAACCATCAGGCAGGGCGCATCAAGCAATGGGTGGCGATGATCCGCAAGGGGCATGAACAGGCCGCCGATTGCTTTGACGAGATCAAGCGCATTCGCGACATTCACGAGCTTCGCGCCAAACTGACCATGGATCGCGACAATCCGGATAATCAGCGGAAAAATGTTCCAATTGCCGCCGAATAG